Proteins from a single region of Pseudomonas quebecensis:
- a CDS encoding valine--tRNA ligase, whose product MDKTYQPHAIETSWYQTWESENYFAPQGAGESYTIMIPPPNVTGSLHMGHGFNNAIMDALIRFRRMQGRNTLWQPGTDHAGIATQMLVERQLEATGQNRHDLGREKFLEKIWEWKDQSGGNISRQIRRLGSSVDWSRERFTMDDGLSEAVKEAFVRLHEDGLIYRGKRLVNWDTKLHTAISDLEVENHDEKGFLWNLKYPLADGARTAEGNDYLIVATTRPETMLGDAAVAVNPNDARYQALIGKFVELPLVGRRIPIIADDYCDPEFGTGCVKITPAHDFNDYEVGKRHNLPLLNIFDKNATVLPACQVFNLDGSLNDSVDGKIPGEFAGLDRFEARKQIVAAFDAAGLLVSVDDHGLKVPKGDRSGTVIEPWLTDQWYVSTKPLAEPAIAAVEDGRIQFVPKQYENMYFSWMRDIQDWCISRQLWWGHRIPAWYDESGKVYVGRDEAEVRAKHNLGADVALQQDNDVLDTWFSSGLWTFSTLGWPQQTEFLKKFHSTDVLVTGFDIIFFWVARMIMLTMHLVKNEDGTPQVPFKTVYVHGLVRDGQGQKMSKSKGNVLDPLDIIDGIDLETLVQKRTSGLMQPKLAKKIEKQTRDEFADGIASYGTDALRFTFCSLASTGRDIKFDMGRVEGYRNFCNKIWNAARYVLDKGEDCGQNGEAYELSLADRWIISQLQRTEAEVTRQLDQFRFDLAAQALYEFIWNQYCDWYLELSKPVLWDENAPVERQRGTRRTLVRVLEVALRLAHPFMPFITEEIWQRLAPLAGIEGKTIMLQPWPVANEARIDEAAESDIEWLKTLMLGTRNIRAEMNIGPGKPLAVFVKNASAEDQRRLSENDALLKKLAKLESITVLAADAEAPLSATALVGDMEVLVPMAGLIDKGAELARLDKEIARLQGEVQRVGGKLSNAAFVDKAPAEVIEKERAKLAEAEQALGKLAEQHARISSL is encoded by the coding sequence ATGGATAAGACCTACCAGCCCCACGCAATTGAAACTTCCTGGTACCAGACCTGGGAGTCCGAGAACTATTTCGCCCCACAAGGTGCGGGCGAGTCCTACACCATCATGATTCCGCCACCGAACGTCACTGGCAGCCTGCACATGGGCCATGGCTTCAACAATGCGATCATGGATGCACTGATCCGTTTCCGCCGCATGCAGGGCCGTAACACCCTGTGGCAACCGGGCACCGACCACGCCGGTATCGCCACGCAGATGCTGGTGGAGCGTCAACTCGAAGCCACTGGCCAGAACCGCCATGACCTGGGCCGCGAGAAATTCCTGGAAAAGATCTGGGAATGGAAGGATCAGTCCGGCGGCAATATCAGCCGTCAGATCCGTCGCCTGGGTTCGTCCGTCGATTGGAGCCGCGAGCGCTTCACCATGGACGACGGCCTGTCCGAGGCCGTAAAAGAAGCCTTTGTGCGCCTGCACGAAGACGGCCTGATCTACCGCGGCAAGCGTCTGGTCAACTGGGACACCAAACTGCACACGGCGATTTCCGATCTCGAAGTGGAAAACCACGACGAGAAAGGCTTCCTGTGGAACCTCAAGTACCCGCTGGCAGACGGCGCCAGAACCGCCGAAGGCAATGACTACCTGATCGTGGCCACCACCCGTCCGGAAACCATGCTCGGCGACGCCGCCGTCGCGGTTAACCCGAACGACGCGCGCTACCAGGCGCTGATCGGCAAGTTCGTCGAGCTGCCATTGGTCGGCCGCCGCATCCCGATCATCGCGGACGACTACTGCGACCCTGAATTCGGCACCGGCTGCGTGAAAATCACCCCGGCCCACGACTTCAACGACTATGAAGTCGGCAAGCGCCACAACCTGCCGCTGCTGAACATCTTCGACAAGAACGCCACTGTGTTGCCGGCCTGCCAGGTCTTCAACCTGGACGGCAGCCTCAACGACAGTGTCGACGGCAAGATCCCGGGTGAATTCGCCGGTCTCGACCGCTTCGAAGCACGCAAGCAGATCGTTGCCGCCTTCGACGCCGCCGGCCTGCTGGTCAGCGTTGACGACCATGGCCTTAAGGTGCCGAAAGGCGACCGTTCCGGCACCGTGATCGAGCCGTGGCTGACCGACCAGTGGTACGTCTCCACCAAGCCGCTGGCCGAGCCTGCGATTGCTGCCGTGGAAGATGGCCGCATCCAGTTCGTGCCTAAACAGTACGAGAACATGTATTTCTCGTGGATGCGCGACATCCAGGATTGGTGCATCAGCCGTCAGCTGTGGTGGGGCCACCGTATTCCGGCCTGGTACGACGAGTCGGGCAAGGTCTACGTAGGCCGCGACGAAGCCGAAGTGCGCGCCAAGCACAACCTCGGTGCCGACGTTGCGCTGCAACAGGACAACGACGTACTGGACACCTGGTTCAGCTCGGGCCTGTGGACCTTCTCCACCCTGGGCTGGCCGCAGCAGACCGAATTCCTGAAGAAATTCCACTCCACCGACGTGCTGGTCACCGGCTTCGACATCATTTTCTTCTGGGTTGCCCGGATGATCATGCTGACCATGCACCTGGTGAAGAACGAGGACGGCACCCCGCAGGTACCGTTCAAGACCGTGTACGTGCACGGCCTGGTCCGCGACGGCCAGGGCCAGAAGATGTCCAAGTCCAAGGGCAACGTGCTGGATCCGCTGGACATCATCGACGGCATCGACCTGGAAACCCTGGTGCAGAAACGCACCTCGGGCCTGATGCAGCCGAAACTGGCGAAGAAGATCGAGAAACAGACCCGCGACGAATTCGCCGACGGCATCGCCAGCTACGGCACCGACGCCCTGCGCTTCACGTTCTGCTCGCTGGCGTCTACCGGCCGCGACATCAAGTTCGACATGGGCCGCGTCGAAGGCTATCGCAACTTCTGCAACAAGATCTGGAACGCCGCACGCTACGTGCTGGACAAGGGCGAAGACTGCGGCCAGAACGGCGAAGCCTACGAGCTGAGCCTGGCCGACCGCTGGATCATCTCGCAGTTGCAGCGCACCGAAGCCGAAGTGACTCGCCAGCTCGATCAGTTCCGTTTCGACCTGGCGGCCCAGGCGTTGTACGAGTTCATCTGGAACCAGTATTGCGACTGGTACCTGGAACTGTCCAAGCCGGTGCTGTGGGACGAAAACGCGCCGGTGGAACGCCAGCGCGGCACCCGCCGTACCCTGGTGCGCGTGCTGGAAGTGGCGCTGCGCCTGGCGCACCCGTTCATGCCGTTCATCACCGAAGAAATCTGGCAGCGCCTGGCGCCGCTGGCCGGTATCGAAGGCAAAACCATCATGCTGCAACCTTGGCCGGTGGCCAATGAAGCCCGCATCGACGAGGCGGCAGAGAGCGATATCGAATGGCTCAAGACCCTCATGCTCGGCACGCGCAACATCCGCGCCGAGATGAACATAGGTCCAGGCAAGCCACTGGCCGTGTTCGTCAAGAACGCCAGCGCTGAGGACCAGCGTCGCCTCAGTGAGAACGATGCGCTGCTCAAGAAGCTGGCCAAGCTGGAGTCGATCACCGTATTGGCTGCCGATGCCGAAGCACCGCTGTCCGCCACCGCACTGGTCGGCGACATGGAAGTGCTGGTGCCGATGGCCGGGTTGATCGACAAGGGCGCGGAACTGGCCCGTCTCGACAAGGAAATCGCGCGCCTGCAAGGCGAAGTGCAGCGGGTGGGCGGCAAACTGTCCAACGCGGCGTTCGTCGACAAAGCGCCGGCCGAGGTGATCGAGAAAGAACGCGCCAAGCTGGCTGAAGCTGAACAGGCTTTGGGCAAACTGGCCGAGCAGCATGCGCGGATTTCCAGCCTCTAA
- the rlmF gene encoding 23S rRNA (adenine(1618)-N(6))-methyltransferase RlmF, giving the protein MTAPSTPKPPRKKPKSAAAAKPVVPRKEATLHPRNRHTGRYDFPALIKTTPELAQFVIINPYGKESIDFASPDAVRVFNRALLKAFYGVQHWDIPADYLCPPVPGRADYVHFLADLLASVNDGKIPRGSIVKVLDIGMGANCVYPLIGYMEYRWNFLGSEVDPIAVAAAKAIVQSNDLSKVIQLRQQTNPKQILLGLLEPGERFDLTMCNPPFHASMEEATKGSERKWRALGKADPKRKLPVLNFGGQSAELWCEGGEARFVTQLIAESAHFAHKVLWFSTLVSKASNLPAIETALKKAGVLESQVVEMSQGQKQSRFVAWTFQTKNEQQIWRQRWVR; this is encoded by the coding sequence ATGACCGCCCCCAGCACACCGAAACCTCCGCGCAAGAAGCCTAAATCCGCCGCCGCAGCCAAGCCTGTGGTGCCGCGCAAAGAGGCAACCCTGCACCCGCGCAACCGCCACACGGGCCGTTACGACTTCCCGGCCCTGATCAAGACCACGCCGGAACTGGCGCAATTCGTGATCATCAACCCCTACGGCAAAGAGAGCATCGACTTTGCCAGCCCGGATGCGGTGCGGGTGTTCAATCGCGCGTTGCTCAAGGCGTTCTATGGTGTCCAGCACTGGGACATTCCCGCCGATTACCTCTGCCCGCCGGTGCCGGGGCGTGCCGATTATGTGCACTTCCTCGCCGACCTGCTGGCCAGCGTCAACGACGGCAAGATCCCGCGCGGCTCGATCGTCAAGGTGCTGGACATCGGCATGGGCGCCAACTGCGTCTACCCGCTGATTGGCTACATGGAGTACCGCTGGAACTTCCTCGGTTCGGAGGTCGACCCTATCGCCGTGGCGGCGGCCAAGGCCATCGTGCAGTCCAACGACCTGAGCAAGGTCATCCAATTGCGCCAGCAGACCAACCCCAAGCAGATCCTGCTGGGCCTGCTCGAACCGGGCGAACGCTTTGACCTGACCATGTGCAACCCACCGTTCCACGCGTCCATGGAAGAAGCCACCAAGGGCAGCGAGCGTAAGTGGCGCGCCCTGGGCAAGGCCGACCCCAAGCGTAAGTTGCCGGTATTGAACTTCGGTGGCCAGTCGGCCGAGCTGTGGTGCGAAGGCGGCGAAGCGCGGTTCGTAACGCAGCTGATCGCCGAAAGCGCGCATTTTGCTCACAAGGTGTTGTGGTTCAGCACCCTGGTGTCGAAAGCGTCGAACCTGCCAGCCATCGAAACCGCACTGAAAAAGGCCGGGGTGCTGGAAAGCCAAGTGGTGGAAATGTCCCAGGGGCAGAAGCAGAGCCGCTTCGTGGCCTGGACCTTCCAGACCAAGAACGAGCAGCAGATCTGGCGCCAGCGCTGGGTGCGCTAG
- a CDS encoding HU family DNA-binding protein: MAITKDQLIADLAEAVDAPKTTVRALLDQLSQVVADQLENGGEITLPGVGKLKVTERPARTGRNPSTGAAIEIAAKKVIKLVVAKGLTDAVNK; encoded by the coding sequence ATGGCTATTACTAAAGACCAACTGATCGCTGATCTGGCTGAAGCAGTAGACGCACCGAAAACCACCGTGCGCGCTCTGCTGGACCAACTGAGCCAGGTTGTTGCCGATCAGCTGGAAAACGGCGGCGAAATCACTCTGCCAGGCGTTGGCAAACTGAAAGTGACCGAGCGTCCTGCCCGTACTGGCCGTAACCCTTCGACTGGCGCTGCCATCGAAATCGCTGCCAAGAAAGTTATCAAGCTGGTTGTGGCCAAAGGCCTGACCGACGCTGTTAACAAGTAA
- the yejK gene encoding nucleoid-associated protein YejK: MPIRHCIVHLIDKKPDGTPAVLHARDSELAESAAIENMLADLNESYNAKQGKAWGFFHAESGAHPFSGWLKEYFDGGQDFTAFSRTAVEHLQKLMEESNLSTGGHVLFAHYQQGMTDYLAIALLHHSEGVAVTDELDVTPSRHLDLGQLHLAARINVSEWQNNKQSKQYISFIKGKNGKKVSEYFRDFIGCQEGVDGPGETRTLLKAFSDFVESEDLPDESAREKTKTLVDYASSQAKLGEPMGLEELSGLIDEDRPKAFYDHIRNKDYGLSPEIPADKRTLNQFRRFTGRAEGLSISFEAHLLGDKIEYDEAAGTLIIKGLPTQLTDQLKRRN, translated from the coding sequence ATGCCGATCCGTCATTGCATCGTCCACCTGATCGACAAAAAACCCGACGGCACACCTGCGGTTCTCCATGCCCGCGACTCCGAGCTTGCCGAGTCCGCCGCCATCGAGAACATGCTCGCCGACCTCAACGAGAGCTATAACGCCAAACAAGGCAAGGCCTGGGGTTTCTTCCATGCCGAGTCCGGCGCGCACCCGTTCAGCGGCTGGTTGAAAGAGTATTTCGACGGCGGCCAGGATTTCACCGCGTTCAGCCGCACCGCGGTCGAGCACCTGCAAAAGCTGATGGAAGAGTCCAACCTCTCCACCGGCGGCCATGTGCTGTTTGCCCACTACCAGCAAGGCATGACCGACTACCTGGCCATCGCCCTGCTGCACCACAGCGAAGGCGTGGCGGTGACCGACGAGCTGGACGTGACGCCCTCGCGTCACCTGGACCTGGGCCAGCTGCACCTGGCGGCGCGTATCAATGTCTCCGAGTGGCAGAACAACAAACAGTCCAAGCAGTACATTTCGTTTATCAAAGGCAAGAACGGCAAGAAGGTCTCGGAGTACTTCCGCGACTTTATCGGTTGCCAGGAAGGCGTCGACGGCCCGGGCGAAACCCGCACCCTGCTCAAGGCCTTCAGCGACTTCGTCGAAAGCGAAGACCTGCCGGACGAGTCCGCCCGCGAGAAAACCAAGACCCTGGTGGATTACGCCAGCAGCCAGGCCAAGCTCGGCGAGCCCATGGGCCTGGAAGAATTGTCCGGGCTGATCGATGAGGACCGGCCCAAGGCGTTCTACGACCATATCCGCAACAAAGACTACGGCCTGTCGCCGGAAATCCCCGCCGATAAGCGCACCCTCAACCAGTTCCGCCGCTTCACCGGGCGCGCCGAGGGCCTGTCGATCAGCTTTGAAGCGCACCTGCTGGGCGACAAGATCGAGTACGACGAGGCCGCCGGCACCTTGATCATCAAGGGCTTGCCGACCCAACTGACCGACCAGCTCAAGCGCCGCAACTGA
- a CDS encoding glutaredoxin family protein, which yields MLGGVFKKVLLVLLVVVVIQNWGKIERVFNPSQAVSEQVRAQARVVLYTTEWCGYCKQIRRFLDQKGIPYQQFDIEKDAQARKAYEALGGGGIPFVDVNGTLIRDYQPEQIMAALK from the coding sequence ATGCTTGGCGGGGTTTTCAAGAAAGTCCTGCTGGTGTTGCTGGTGGTAGTGGTCATTCAGAACTGGGGCAAGATCGAGCGGGTGTTCAACCCATCCCAGGCGGTGTCCGAGCAGGTACGCGCCCAGGCGCGCGTGGTGCTCTACACCACCGAGTGGTGTGGCTACTGCAAGCAGATCCGCCGCTTCCTGGACCAGAAAGGCATTCCCTACCAGCAATTCGATATCGAAAAAGACGCTCAGGCGCGCAAGGCGTACGAGGCGCTGGGCGGTGGCGGGATTCCGTTTGTGGACGTCAATGGCACGCTGATTCGCGACTACCAGCCTGAACAGATCATGGCGGCGCTGAAATAG
- a CDS encoding FecR family protein — protein MNLTPTPEQEKAALAWLSLLHDQPSSGDQATFSRWLRADPAHVEAYAQAQVLWELSEVPARQLVHEDAQALQGYLDAMNRAKRSRALRWSGALAMAACLLLMISMGAGWQPSRWIDDFGADYVSAPGEVKTVTLADNTQVTLDADSAIAVDYSHGERHIQLRRGAGFFSVTHTGEPFVVEAGSGEARVLGTQFEVRLQPAGAQVTVLTGRVGVTPSKNGQQQVLIAGQQVAYADGIAEPLQAVDSESRLAWRDGWLNYYKAALADVVEDLGRYYPGRILLLNKEMGAKRVSGSFPSKDPQAVLNALQAVLGFEQHSLLDRVIVVR, from the coding sequence GTGAACCTCACCCCCACGCCCGAGCAGGAAAAAGCCGCCCTGGCCTGGCTGAGTCTGCTGCACGACCAGCCCAGCAGTGGCGATCAGGCCACGTTCAGCCGCTGGTTGCGCGCCGACCCGGCCCACGTCGAAGCCTACGCCCAGGCTCAGGTGCTGTGGGAGTTGAGCGAAGTGCCCGCGCGCCAGCTCGTGCATGAAGATGCCCAGGCGCTGCAGGGCTACCTCGACGCCATGAACCGCGCGAAGCGCTCGCGGGCGCTGCGTTGGTCCGGCGCACTGGCCATGGCCGCGTGCCTGCTGCTGATGATTTCGATGGGCGCCGGGTGGCAGCCGTCGCGCTGGATCGATGACTTCGGTGCCGATTATGTGAGCGCGCCGGGGGAGGTGAAGACCGTGACCCTGGCGGATAACACTCAAGTGACCCTGGATGCCGACAGTGCCATCGCGGTGGATTACAGCCACGGCGAGCGGCATATCCAGTTGCGTCGCGGCGCCGGCTTTTTCAGCGTGACCCACACCGGTGAGCCATTTGTGGTGGAGGCCGGCAGTGGTGAAGCGCGTGTGCTGGGGACGCAATTCGAAGTGCGCCTGCAACCGGCGGGCGCGCAGGTGACGGTGTTGACCGGGCGTGTCGGGGTCACACCCTCTAAAAACGGCCAGCAGCAGGTGCTGATCGCCGGCCAGCAGGTAGCTTATGCCGATGGCATCGCCGAACCCTTGCAAGCGGTCGACAGCGAATCGCGCCTGGCCTGGCGCGACGGTTGGCTCAATTACTACAAGGCTGCGTTGGCCGATGTGGTCGAGGATCTTGGACGTTATTACCCGGGCCGCATCCTGTTGCTTAATAAGGAGATGGGCGCCAAGCGCGTCAGCGGCAGTTTCCCGAGCAAGGACCCGCAAGCAGTGCTGAATGCGCTGCAGGCGGTGCTGGGGTTCGAACAGCACAGCTTATTGGACCGGGTGATCGTGGTGCGCTGA
- a CDS encoding RNA polymerase sigma factor, with protein MIGNPPDSQDSPQPDTPGGRAHFLQVFLSQRAQMEALVNRRVGCRATAADLVQDLFLRFWRRPLVQVEELSTYLLRCAGNIAIDHLRSEGARVRSNEGWLPEQRDNHGCEPQAALEAGNDLRHVEAALRSLPERTRHIFLLNRIHGRKYADIAKAMGLSQSAVEKHMMRALEACKASLREPSTPRTPGKAL; from the coding sequence ATGATCGGCAACCCACCCGATTCCCAGGACTCGCCCCAGCCCGACACGCCGGGTGGGCGCGCGCATTTTCTGCAGGTGTTCCTGTCCCAGCGTGCGCAGATGGAAGCTCTGGTGAATCGCCGCGTCGGCTGTCGCGCCACGGCGGCCGACCTGGTGCAGGATTTGTTCCTGCGCTTCTGGCGCCGGCCCCTGGTGCAGGTCGAAGAGCTCAGCACCTACCTGTTGCGTTGCGCAGGTAATATCGCCATCGACCACCTGCGCAGCGAAGGCGCGCGGGTGCGCAGCAACGAAGGCTGGTTGCCGGAGCAGCGCGACAATCATGGCTGCGAACCCCAGGCCGCGTTGGAGGCAGGCAATGATCTGCGGCATGTCGAAGCCGCCCTGCGCAGCCTGCCGGAGCGCACCCGGCACATATTCCTGCTCAACCGCATCCATGGGCGTAAATACGCCGACATCGCCAAGGCCATGGGCCTGTCCCAAAGCGCCGTGGAAAAACATATGATGCGTGCCCTCGAAGCCTGCAAGGCCAGCCTTCGCGAGCCATCGACCCCACGCACGCCAGGGAAAGCACTGTGA
- a CDS encoding DUF3325 domain-containing protein, which yields MLIAMLMCYAGFTALCLATDRHHGELLRSKPSPARRLGLRVAGGLLLTLAIGPAVWLSGWAQGLVEWCAVLMLSALLLVLLLPYRPRLALILAGVGLLASPVAAFAIL from the coding sequence ATGCTGATCGCGATGTTGATGTGCTACGCGGGTTTCACCGCATTGTGCCTGGCCACCGACCGTCATCATGGCGAACTGCTGCGCAGCAAACCGTCGCCGGCTCGGCGCCTGGGCTTGCGTGTGGCGGGCGGGCTGTTGCTGACGCTGGCCATAGGGCCGGCGGTCTGGCTGTCCGGTTGGGCCCAGGGCCTGGTGGAGTGGTGCGCGGTGTTAATGCTCAGCGCTTTGCTATTGGTGCTGTTGTTGCCGTATCGGCCAAGGCTGGCCTTGATTCTGGCGGGCGTCGGCCTGCTGGCCAGTCCCGTTGCGGCCTTCGCCATCCTCTGA
- a CDS encoding PepSY-associated TM helix domain-containing protein, translating into MREGFRQAMAWLHTWAGLIFGWLLFAIFLTGTLAYFKEEISHWMQPEVQTHPVDDVRSLTVAQQYLQANAPTAARWFINLPDAREPGLSVMWQDKVDPGQRGNFMRKTLDPVSGLAVQARESMGGEFFYRFHFQLQMPYPWGRWLSTLAAMVMFVALITGIITHKKIFKDFFTFRPRKGQRSWLDGHNAVGVLVLPFHLMITYSSLVIFMSMVMPAPILAAYGNDTQAFFSDVFPATDNAPALGQPGRLLPLASMYQQARAQWAGGHVERVAVNNPSDVNASVNVFRAGSDSVVHDFGSTVSFSGTTGELLRVSGEPSLPAVVGGSFYGLHMGRFAGPVLRWLYFICGLAGTAMIGTGLVIWLGKRQLKHAKAHVMPFELRLVEVLNIASMSGLLIAIAAFFWANRLLPVSFAERSGWEVQTFFIAWGLSLLHASVRRGRRGGVEQLSVAALLFMAIPVINALTTSHHLGVALASGDWAMAGFDLTCLACGVFFAWAARKMQRRGVPAPKAERARPLTLKREAH; encoded by the coding sequence ATGAGAGAGGGCTTTCGCCAGGCGATGGCCTGGTTGCACACCTGGGCCGGATTGATCTTCGGCTGGCTGCTGTTCGCGATTTTCCTGACGGGCACCCTGGCCTATTTCAAGGAAGAAATCAGCCACTGGATGCAACCCGAAGTACAGACCCACCCGGTCGATGACGTGCGCAGCCTGACTGTGGCGCAGCAGTACCTGCAGGCAAACGCCCCGACCGCCGCGCGCTGGTTTATCAACCTGCCGGACGCCCGCGAGCCCGGCCTGTCGGTGATGTGGCAGGACAAGGTCGACCCCGGCCAGCGCGGCAATTTCATGCGCAAAACCCTCGACCCGGTCAGCGGCCTTGCCGTGCAGGCGCGCGAAAGCATGGGCGGCGAGTTCTTCTATCGCTTCCACTTCCAGTTGCAAATGCCCTATCCGTGGGGGCGTTGGCTCTCCACCCTGGCCGCGATGGTGATGTTCGTCGCGCTGATCACCGGCATCATCACCCACAAGAAAATCTTCAAGGACTTCTTCACCTTCCGCCCGCGCAAAGGCCAGCGTTCCTGGCTCGATGGACACAATGCCGTGGGAGTGCTGGTGCTGCCGTTCCACTTGATGATTACCTACAGCAGCCTGGTGATTTTCATGAGCATGGTGATGCCGGCGCCGATCCTGGCCGCCTATGGCAATGACACCCAGGCGTTTTTCAGCGACGTATTCCCGGCCACCGATAATGCTCCCGCGCTCGGCCAGCCCGGTCGCTTGCTGCCGCTGGCATCGATGTACCAACAGGCGCGGGCGCAATGGGCGGGTGGCCATGTTGAGCGGGTGGCGGTAAATAACCCCAGCGACGTAAATGCGTCGGTCAATGTGTTCCGCGCCGGTTCCGACAGCGTGGTGCACGACTTTGGCAGCACCGTGTCGTTCAGCGGCACCACCGGCGAGCTGCTGCGGGTCAGCGGCGAGCCGTCGTTGCCGGCGGTGGTCGGCGGCAGTTTCTATGGCCTGCACATGGGCCGTTTCGCCGGGCCGGTGCTGCGATGGCTGTACTTTATCTGCGGCCTGGCGGGCACGGCGATGATCGGCACCGGGCTGGTGATCTGGCTCGGCAAGCGTCAACTCAAGCATGCCAAAGCCCACGTAATGCCGTTTGAATTGCGTCTGGTGGAGGTGTTGAACATCGCCAGCATGTCCGGCCTGCTGATCGCCATCGCCGCATTCTTCTGGGCCAATCGTCTGCTGCCGGTGAGCTTCGCCGAACGTTCCGGCTGGGAAGTTCAGACCTTCTTCATTGCCTGGGGCTTGAGCCTGCTGCACGCGAGTGTGCGCCGTGGCCGCCGGGGGGGGGTCGAGCAACTGAGCGTCGCCGCGCTGCTGTTTATGGCGATCCCGGTGATCAATGCGTTGACCACGTCCCATCACCTGGGCGTGGCACTGGCCAGCGGCGACTGGGCTATGGCCGGTTTCGACCTGACCTGCCTGGCCTGCGGTGTATTTTTCGCCTGGGCAGCCCGCAAGATGCAGCGTCGCGGCGTGCCAGCGCCCAAGGCTGAGCGCGCACGCCCGTTGACCCTCAAACGTGAGGCCCACTGA
- a CDS encoding DUF3649 domain-containing protein: protein MKSKTSLPLAYRFAVTSRLLAAVIGGYLMASLASICLALWLPTARADAVITGMMSSFVFYLLAVLWCFACRSAARAWLGVMLPSALFATLAGVGFWMTRT from the coding sequence ATGAAAAGCAAAACCTCATTGCCCCTGGCTTACCGCTTTGCTGTCACCTCGCGCTTGTTGGCGGCGGTGATTGGCGGTTACCTTATGGCCTCCCTGGCCAGTATCTGCCTGGCACTGTGGTTGCCCACCGCGCGTGCCGACGCGGTGATCACCGGGATGATGAGCTCGTTTGTGTTCTATCTGCTGGCGGTGCTCTGGTGCTTCGCCTGCCGCAGCGCCGCGCGTGCATGGCTTGGCGTGATGCTGCCCAGTGCCCTGTTTGCGACCCTGGCGGGCGTTGGTTTTTGGATGACGCGCACATGA
- a CDS encoding sigma-70 family RNA polymerase sigma factor, giving the protein MSPSNTVEVLYNDHHHWLTGWLRRKLGCPESAADLAQDTFIRVLTARETPTLIEPRAFLTTVAKRVLYNFYRRQDLERAYLDALAQMPEQLAPSEEERAIILQTLMELDQLLDGLPVQVKRAFLLAQLDGLTYAQIGAELGISIATVKRHLHKAALRCYFAL; this is encoded by the coding sequence TTGTCGCCGTCCAACACCGTCGAAGTTTTGTACAACGACCATCATCACTGGCTCACGGGCTGGTTGCGACGCAAGCTCGGCTGCCCGGAAAGTGCCGCCGACCTGGCGCAGGACACCTTTATCCGCGTGCTCACCGCCCGCGAAACGCCCACACTGATCGAACCGCGCGCCTTCCTTACCACCGTCGCCAAGCGCGTGCTGTACAACTTCTATCGCCGCCAGGATCTGGAGCGCGCCTACCTCGACGCCCTCGCGCAGATGCCCGAGCAATTAGCACCCTCGGAAGAGGAACGCGCGATCATCCTGCAAACCCTGATGGAGCTGGATCAACTGCTCGACGGCCTGCCCGTCCAGGTTAAACGCGCCTTTCTGCTGGCCCAGCTCGACGGCCTCACTTACGCGCAGATCGGTGCCGAACTGGGCATCTCCATCGCCACCGTCAAACGCCACCTGCATAAAGCGGCACTGCGCTGCTACTTCGCCCTATGA